The Sandaracinus amylolyticus genomic interval GTCAAGCGCGCGTTCCGCGGCGACGAGCGCCTCGAGCCGACGACGAAGAAGCCGATCGTCGCGACCGACGAGGAGAACGATCGCAACCCGCGCGCGCGCAGCGCGAAGCTGCGCGCAGCGAGGAGGCTGTCGCGCGGGGAGGAGGCGCGATGAACGCGATGAAGACGCGCTTCCTCGTGCTCTGGGCGGCGGCGGTGCTCGCGACCGCGGCGGCGTTCGTCGCGCACCTCTCGCTGCGGCTCGAGACCGTGCGCCTCGGCTACGACGTCGGTCAGGCGCGCCGCGAGCAGCGGCGCCTCATCGAGCAGCGGCGTCTGCTCTCGATCGAGGCGGCGACACTGCGCGAGCCCGAGCGCGTCGAGGCCGTGGCGCGCGGCACGCTCGCGATGGACGTGCCCGATCCCTCGCGCGTGGTCTCGATCGGACAGCGCAGCGGGCGCCGGCCCTCGGGGAGGATGCGATGAGGAACCTCGATCCGTCGCGCCGCCGTTGGGTGAAGGTGCGCATCGCGCTGCTCGCGCTCCTCTTGATGGTCGGCGCGAGCGCGGTGCTGCATCGCGCGTACGACCTGCAGATCTCGCAGGGAGCGGAGCTGCGCCGCGAGGCCGACGAGCAGCAGCTGCGCGACGTGCGGCTCGCGCCCAAGCGCGGGACCATCTACGACCGCCACGGCGCCGAGCTCGCGGTGAGCGTCGACGTCGAGAGCGTGTACGCGAACCCGCGCCAGATGCGGCGCGAGCACGTCGACGTCGAGAGCGCGGCGATCCGGCTCTCGGCGGCGCTCGGCGTCGACCGCGAGCGCGTGCTCTCGCGCCTGTCGAGCGATCGCTACTTCGCGTGGATCGAGCGCCAGGTCACGCCGCAAGAAGCAGCCTCGGTGCGCGCGATGGCGATCCCGGGCATCGAGCTCACGCGCGAGTCGCGCCGGTTCTATCCGAACCACGATCTCGCGGCGCACCTGCTGGGCTTCGCGAACGTCGACGGCGTCGGCATCGAGGGCCTCGAGCTCTCGATGGAGGAGCGCCTCCACGGCTCGACCGAGAGCGTGCCCGCCACGGTCGATCGCCGCGGTCGCGTCGTGTTCAGCGAGACG includes:
- a CDS encoding cell division protein FtsL — protein: MNAMKTRFLVLWAAAVLATAAAFVAHLSLRLETVRLGYDVGQARREQRRLIEQRRLLSIEAATLREPERVEAVARGTLAMDVPDPSRVVSIGQRSGRRPSGRMR